One genomic region from Leifsonia poae encodes:
- a CDS encoding MarR family winged helix-turn-helix transcriptional regulator produces the protein MVASESSESFDRDELETWSALATLLEWLPVALDTQLKRDSGIAHFDFGVLFALSHAENGTLRMSDLAGFANSTLSRLSRAVDRLEREEWVHRTVDPSDGRITLATLTNEGRETVRNATPGHVQLVRGLVFDSLTRTQTRELTDISRRITTAIRSQGGWRPPV, from the coding sequence GTCGCATCAGAGTCTTCGGAGAGCTTCGACCGCGACGAGCTCGAGACCTGGTCGGCTCTTGCGACACTTCTGGAGTGGTTGCCGGTCGCGCTGGATACGCAATTGAAGCGGGATTCCGGCATCGCCCACTTCGATTTCGGAGTCCTGTTCGCGCTCTCCCACGCAGAGAACGGAACCCTGCGGATGAGCGATCTGGCGGGCTTCGCCAACAGCACGCTCTCGCGCCTTTCTCGCGCCGTCGACCGCCTGGAGCGCGAAGAGTGGGTGCACCGCACGGTTGACCCGTCGGATGGTCGAATCACCCTGGCCACGTTGACCAACGAGGGTCGCGAAACTGTCCGGAATGCAACGCCGGGCCACGTTCAGCTCGTACGTGGGCTCGTATTCGACTCCCTGACACGAACGCAGACACGAGAACTGACCGACATCTCCCGCCGCATCACAACCGCGATCCGCTCACAAGGCGGATGGCGACCCCCGGTCTAG